The Lutibacter sp. A64 genome segment AAGTCTTCAGATTATAATATTGCAAACAATTATCCGTATTTTGATTTAATAATTGGAGGGCATTCACATTCTAAATTAAATACAGAAATAAATAATATTCCTATATACCAAGCTGGATCTAATTTAAATTATCTCGGTAAAATAGAATTAGAAATTGAACATAAAAAAATAGTAAAATCATCCTACACTTTAATAGATTTAAATAACTACCAAGAGTTTGACAGTGCTATAAAAGATTTAATTGACACCTACAATATAAACGCTAACTTAAACGATGTTATTGGCTATTCTGAAGCTTATCATAATAAATCTAGTGTAGGTAGTTTTTACTCAGATGCGTTAAGAATGCAAATGGATGTTGATATTACTTTTCAAAATACTGGAGGTATTAGAGCTACTTTAAACGAAGGTGATATTATAAAAAGTGAAATATACAGTATAGATCCTTTTAGCAATCGTAGCGTTACTTATACAATGACTGTTGCTGAAATAAAAAACTTTTTAAAAGGTAGTAAGGCTTCAATATATTATTCAGGCGCTTATATTGAACAGGAAAATAACAATATTGTTATTAAAAATAAAAATCATCAAGTTTTAGATGATACAGAAATACTAACAGTTGGTTTAAACGACTATATTCCTGCCGTTTACGACACTTATTTTACCAAAACACCTACATTTTTACCAAATACAACCGCAGAAATTTTAATAAATT includes the following:
- a CDS encoding bifunctional metallophosphatase/5'-nucleotidase, with the translated sequence MKATFNYLLIFAATLFIFSCSKENETVVTTPENTLKKLTIFHINDQHGQLNNFAKIKDIVTKAKKETNVLLVCSGDIFSGNPVVDNHPEKGFPMIDLMNKTGFDISVIGNHEFDYGESILKDRFNQSQFEWICANVTMDNSEIPQPNAYKTILIDDLNVTFLGLVETNGKEDDIIPSTHPWRVKNLTFEKYQNVISNYAQLKESENADVFIALTHLGKSSDYNIANNYPYFDLIIGGHSHSKLNTEINNIPIYQAGSNLNYLGKIELEIEHKKIVKSSYTLIDLNNYQEFDSAIKDLIDTYNINANLNDVIGYSEAYHNKSSVGSFYSDALRMQMDVDITFQNTGGIRATLNEGDIIKSEIYSIDPFSNRSVTYTMTVAEIKNFLKGSKASIYYSGAYIEQENNNIVIKNKNHQVLDDTEILTVGLNDYIPAVYDTYFTKTPTFLPNTTAEILINYLESTSTPVNYTQVDSYFRYQ